One window of the Chryseobacterium sp. CY350 genome contains the following:
- a CDS encoding glycosyltransferase, with the protein MKYLLCFSHLSWNFVYQRPQHLLTRFSKHYQVFYFEEPKIGDSDRYIVNVQDGVYIVELFVTQHDEHTNTKIENLISRILQEYDIKDYLSWYYTPMALRFTNQLNPETIIYDSMDELSAFRFAPPQLLELEEELFKMADVVFTGGYSLYQAKKDRHHNIHAMPSSIDKAHFGKARKIQHEPEDQAHIGFPRLGFFGVVDERFDIELLREVSAQRPDWQFVIIGPVVKINPDDLPQADNIHYLGPKTYTELPLYIAHWDIALILFALNESTEFISPTKTPEYLAAGKPVISTAIKDVVQPYGNAGLVQIVEDADSFILAAEKLFSETEKDHWLRTVDHFIEDDSWDNTFQKMNRLISQVQINKMAKENLKKQINHV; encoded by the coding sequence ATGAAATATTTACTATGTTTTAGTCACCTATCATGGAACTTTGTCTATCAAAGACCTCAACATTTATTAACACGCTTTTCAAAACATTATCAAGTATTTTATTTTGAAGAGCCCAAGATTGGAGATTCGGATAGGTACATCGTCAATGTACAGGATGGTGTCTATATCGTTGAATTATTTGTAACACAGCATGATGAGCACACGAATACCAAAATTGAAAATTTAATTTCAAGAATTCTGCAAGAATATGACATCAAAGACTATTTAAGTTGGTACTACACACCAATGGCATTGCGGTTTACCAATCAATTAAATCCTGAGACTATCATCTATGATTCTATGGATGAGCTGTCTGCGTTCAGATTTGCACCGCCGCAATTGTTAGAACTGGAAGAAGAGCTTTTTAAGATGGCTGATGTGGTGTTTACTGGTGGGTATTCTCTTTATCAGGCAAAAAAAGATCGACACCATAATATCCATGCAATGCCAAGCAGTATTGATAAAGCTCACTTCGGAAAAGCACGAAAGATTCAGCATGAACCAGAAGATCAAGCGCATATCGGTTTTCCAAGGCTTGGTTTTTTTGGGGTTGTTGACGAAAGGTTTGATATAGAACTTCTCCGTGAGGTTTCTGCGCAGCGCCCAGACTGGCAGTTTGTGATTATCGGTCCCGTTGTCAAAATTAATCCGGATGATTTGCCGCAAGCAGACAATATTCATTATTTAGGTCCAAAAACATACACAGAACTGCCGTTGTACATTGCCCATTGGGATATAGCGCTGATTTTATTTGCGTTAAATGAATCAACAGAATTTATCAGTCCAACTAAAACTCCGGAATATCTGGCGGCTGGAAAACCTGTGATATCCACCGCAATAAAAGATGTGGTGCAACCCTATGGTAACGCAGGTCTGGTGCAAATTGTTGAAGATGCAGACTCGTTCATTTTGGCTGCAGAAAAACTATTTTCAGAAACAGAGAAGGATCACTGGCTTAGAACCGTTGATCATTTTATAGAGGATGATTCCTGGGATAATACCTTTCAGAAAATGAACAGGCTCATCAGTCAGGTTCAAATAAATAAAATGGCAAAAGAAAATTTAAAAAAACAGATCAACCATGTATGA
- a CDS encoding succinate dehydrogenase/fumarate reductase iron-sulfur subunit, whose translation MNTKQNLNLTLKIWRQKNSRTKGRFEIYKISDVSTESSFLEMLDMLNANLIDQNHEPIAFDHDCREGICGMCSLYINGIAHGPDTGIATCQLHMRMFHDGQTIVIEPFRSTAFPVIKDLIVDRSSFDRIMAAGGFISVNTSGNTLDANSILVDKDDADKAMDAAACISCGACVACCPNGAAMLFVGAKVSHLALLPQGRVEAKRRVLNMVKAMDDEGFGNCSVIGACEVECPKHISLDNIARMNREYMSALLDK comes from the coding sequence ATGAATACTAAACAAAACCTGAATTTAACTTTAAAAATCTGGAGACAAAAGAATAGCCGTACAAAAGGACGGTTTGAGATTTACAAAATATCTGACGTTTCCACAGAGTCGTCCTTTCTGGAAATGCTTGATATGCTCAATGCTAATCTAATTGACCAAAATCACGAACCAATTGCCTTCGACCATGACTGCCGGGAGGGAATTTGTGGAATGTGCTCCTTATATATCAATGGTATAGCTCATGGTCCGGACACAGGAATTGCCACTTGTCAGCTCCACATGAGAATGTTCCATGATGGCCAAACGATTGTTATCGAACCATTTCGAAGTACAGCTTTTCCGGTAATTAAAGACTTGATCGTAGATCGCAGTTCTTTTGACAGGATTATGGCAGCAGGAGGTTTTATTTCAGTAAATACCTCGGGGAATACGTTGGACGCCAACTCGATTCTTGTTGATAAAGATGATGCAGATAAAGCAATGGATGCTGCTGCCTGTATTAGCTGTGGCGCTTGTGTAGCATGCTGCCCAAACGGTGCGGCAATGCTTTTTGTAGGTGCAAAAGTATCTCATCTGGCACTATTGCCTCAGGGAAGGGTAGAGGCAAAACGCAGAGTGTTGAACATGGTTAAAGCAATGGATGATGAAGGTTTTGGAAACTGCTCGGTTATTGGTGCGTGCGAAGTCGAATGCCCAAAGCATATTTCACTAGATAACATTGCCAGAATGAATCGTGAATATATGTCCGCATTGTTAGATAAATAA
- a CDS encoding glutathione synthase translates to MATVEFKKEDCVKGDFDEFHVKYKMSEIGNGSNLLVEILHKDGIYNMVQVPIRRSDNSIFICFSEPTDGRLIFEKYD, encoded by the coding sequence ATGGCAACTGTAGAATTTAAGAAAGAAGATTGTGTAAAAGGAGATTTCGACGAATTCCATGTCAAATATAAGATGAGCGAAATTGGAAACGGCAGTAATCTTTTAGTGGAAATATTACATAAAGACGGTATATACAATATGGTTCAAGTGCCCATTAGACGTTCTGATAATTCTATTTTTATATGTTTTTCTGAGCCCACTGATGGAAGGCTGATTTTTGAGAAATATGATTAA
- a CDS encoding cyanophycinase, whose protein sequence is MMPKGKLLIIGGNEDRSDSENEMEKINRDFVPHEILKLLTRHKGDRIEVITTASSEPESMREIYTETFNEIGFTNYDFLHFCDQQLHSDHYFKRLEAANTVFFTGGDQNKICDDLKESAISEILIKKYKTEEGFLIAGTSAGAMCMPKIIISDAVNGEAMLNRDIKLMSGLGLIDKCIIDTHFVHRGRFSRLAHASILHQDHWGIGLGEDTALMIERGNIAKCIGSGMAVILSGKELMQTNIGTVTKGEAVYAENLKVHILTDGCSFDLKNGSLKGVMGH, encoded by the coding sequence ATGATGCCAAAAGGAAAATTATTGATAATCGGAGGAAATGAAGACAGGAGCGATTCAGAAAATGAGATGGAAAAGATTAACCGTGATTTTGTACCGCATGAAATCTTAAAGCTTTTAACCCGTCACAAAGGTGACCGCATTGAAGTCATTACTACGGCAAGTTCAGAACCGGAAAGTATGCGGGAAATCTATACCGAAACTTTTAATGAGATCGGATTTACAAATTATGATTTTCTACATTTTTGCGATCAGCAATTACATTCGGATCATTATTTTAAACGTCTGGAAGCTGCGAACACAGTTTTTTTTACAGGTGGTGACCAGAATAAGATATGTGATGACTTGAAGGAATCTGCGATTAGTGAAATCTTAATCAAGAAATATAAAACGGAAGAAGGTTTCCTTATTGCAGGAACAAGTGCCGGAGCCATGTGTATGCCTAAAATTATTATCAGTGATGCCGTAAATGGGGAAGCGATGCTGAATCGCGATATTAAATTGATGTCAGGCTTAGGTCTGATAGATAAGTGTATTATCGATACACATTTTGTTCACAGAGGGCGGTTCAGCAGATTGGCACATGCGTCGATTCTACATCAAGACCATTGGGGGATTGGGTTGGGAGAAGATACTGCGCTCATGATTGAACGGGGGAATATTGCGAAATGCATCGGCTCCGGGATGGCAGTTATTCTTTCAGGTAAAGAATTAATGCAAACAAATATTGGTACCGTAACTAAGGGTGAAGCAGTATATGCTGAAAATTTAAAAGTTCATATTCTTACGGATGGATGCAGTTTTGATTTAAAAAATGGCAGTTTAAAAGGTGTGATGGGTCATTGA
- a CDS encoding Type 1 glutamine amidotransferase-like domain-containing protein, which produces MAIHPKGKLVFINCNEGLDNEDNQWSKKSASSGLLTFLTKRKIDRIEIITSDSESYVSYQKFYKQALAQSGFKNFDCIHFTEDCISNAEVVNRITKTNVVLFVGNHSKLYSLLKDTTILNILHMKYMQEQYFTISGVSKGALYIPGKMICNTTSENSFKKCLELTQGLGFLNNCIIDSQYSQRTGYDKLAYTVVKHHDLLGIGLGSGTVLIVQNGFVGMCKGDGTIMLVNAMDTKHLSGNFKNPNRSFYVKNLKGRVMIDGSTINLQDGGYSV; this is translated from the coding sequence ATGGCAATACACCCAAAAGGAAAACTGGTATTTATTAATTGTAATGAAGGTTTGGATAATGAAGATAATCAATGGTCGAAAAAATCTGCATCTTCTGGATTGTTGACTTTCTTGACTAAGAGGAAAATCGATCGAATAGAGATTATTACATCGGATTCCGAATCTTATGTATCTTATCAGAAGTTCTACAAACAAGCGTTGGCGCAATCTGGATTTAAAAACTTTGATTGCATCCATTTTACCGAAGATTGTATTTCAAATGCTGAGGTAGTGAATAGAATAACCAAAACGAACGTGGTACTGTTTGTAGGGAATCATTCAAAATTATATTCCTTGTTAAAGGATACCACTATCTTAAATATTTTACATATGAAATATATGCAGGAACAGTATTTTACCATCAGTGGTGTCAGCAAAGGGGCATTATACATACCCGGTAAAATGATTTGTAACACAACTTCTGAAAATTCTTTCAAGAAATGTCTTGAGTTGACGCAGGGATTGGGGTTTTTGAATAACTGTATTATTGATTCACAATATTCACAACGGACAGGATATGATAAGCTTGCTTATACCGTAGTTAAACATCATGACCTATTAGGTATCGGATTGGGAAGTGGGACGGTATTGATTGTGCAGAACGGTTTTGTCGGGATGTGTAAAGGTGATGGTACAATTATGCTGGTCAACGCAATGGACACAAAGCATTTAAGCGGGAATTTTAAAAATCCGAATCGTTCTTTTTATGTGAAAAATTTAAAAGGTCGAGTGATGATTGATGGCTCAACTATTAACCTTCAGGACGGAGGTTATTCAGTGTAA
- a CDS encoding Crp/Fnr family transcriptional regulator, whose protein sequence is MSIKEDLLHSAGATEENYKTGDYIFHESTSALFYYQVVTGEVKLNNYNTDGKEFIQNIHSAEAALGVSMLFLEKSYPMNAVAINNCTILKLRRTDFFKLLELHPKLYNDVCKSLSDRLYKKYVVMKAISCHNAAERLKEVMRLMKLEQPNQLPYTFEVPLTRQQLASLTGLCLETTIRTIKKMEKENVLRIHNRKILF, encoded by the coding sequence ATGTCTATCAAAGAAGATCTTCTTCACTCTGCAGGAGCAACAGAAGAAAACTATAAAACCGGAGATTATATTTTCCACGAAAGTACCAGCGCACTATTTTATTATCAAGTAGTTACAGGCGAGGTTAAGCTTAACAATTATAATACAGACGGAAAAGAATTTATCCAGAATATCCACTCTGCTGAAGCTGCACTGGGAGTATCCATGCTTTTTCTGGAAAAATCCTATCCTATGAATGCCGTTGCTATAAACAACTGTACGATATTAAAATTACGCCGAACCGACTTCTTCAAACTTTTGGAACTCCATCCAAAACTCTACAATGACGTATGCAAATCATTATCAGACCGTTTATATAAAAAATACGTTGTTATGAAAGCCATCTCCTGCCATAATGCAGCGGAAAGACTTAAAGAGGTAATGCGGCTGATGAAACTTGAGCAGCCAAACCAGTTACCGTACACATTTGAGGTTCCACTGACAAGGCAGCAATTAGCATCACTAACTGGGCTCTGTTTGGAAACTACCATCAGAACGATTAAAAAGATGGAAAAAGAAAATGTACTGCGAATTCATAATCGGAAAATATTATTTTAG
- a CDS encoding NAD(P)/FAD-dependent oxidoreductase gives MKKNIVIVGGGFAGINLIRSLVNNSDFQVTFVDQNNYHFFPPLIYQVATSFIQASNITYPFRKYIVDYQNVSFHMGTMTHVHQEENFIETDTGNIHYDYLIIAFGTETNFFGMENVKRCALPMKNIEEALYLRNHLLLTLEEAARNKIKHLSGKLQNIVIAGGGPTGVELAGMLAEMGRFIAEKEYPEIKLSLSHIYLIDALPTLLSPMSKTAQKTAYDALRKLGVQILLDVSVQDFVDNQVILSDGKTIDTETLIWTSGVLGREVPGLPEISIGKGRRIHVDAYNKVKGAENIFALGDICLQLNDKNFPKGHPQLAQVAIQQAKNLGRNFRNINAGKPLKEFTYNDKGSMAIISKFNAVVDLPTFSFKGFFAWMTWLFIHVLPLVSFRSKIRLAIDWFILFITNNPSIRLILHPKKDVSRK, from the coding sequence ATGAAAAAAAACATAGTTATCGTTGGTGGAGGTTTTGCAGGTATTAATCTAATAAGGTCTTTGGTGAATAACTCTGATTTTCAGGTAACCTTTGTTGATCAGAATAATTATCACTTTTTCCCGCCCCTGATATATCAGGTTGCTACGTCATTTATCCAGGCATCGAACATTACCTATCCTTTCAGAAAGTATATTGTTGATTACCAGAATGTGTCTTTTCATATGGGTACGATGACTCATGTTCATCAGGAAGAGAATTTTATTGAAACCGATACTGGAAATATACACTACGATTATCTCATCATAGCTTTTGGCACAGAAACAAATTTTTTCGGAATGGAGAATGTTAAGCGATGTGCATTGCCTATGAAAAATATTGAGGAAGCTTTGTACTTAAGAAATCACCTCCTGTTGACTTTAGAAGAGGCCGCACGTAATAAAATTAAACATCTTTCTGGAAAATTGCAGAATATCGTAATAGCTGGGGGCGGTCCTACAGGGGTAGAGTTAGCGGGGATGCTTGCTGAAATGGGTAGATTCATTGCAGAGAAAGAATATCCTGAAATTAAATTAAGCTTATCTCACATATATCTTATCGATGCTTTACCTACACTATTGTCGCCAATGAGTAAAACTGCTCAGAAAACAGCATATGATGCTCTCCGGAAGTTAGGCGTGCAAATTCTTTTGGACGTCTCAGTTCAGGACTTTGTCGACAATCAAGTTATTTTATCAGATGGAAAAACAATTGATACCGAGACTCTAATTTGGACCTCAGGTGTCCTAGGGCGTGAAGTACCGGGACTTCCAGAAATAAGCATTGGTAAGGGGCGCAGAATCCATGTCGATGCCTATAATAAAGTGAAAGGAGCCGAAAACATTTTTGCCCTTGGAGATATATGTTTACAATTGAATGATAAGAATTTCCCCAAAGGACATCCGCAATTGGCACAAGTTGCGATCCAGCAGGCAAAAAATTTAGGCAGGAATTTCCGTAATATAAACGCGGGTAAACCTCTGAAGGAATTTACATATAATGACAAAGGTAGTATGGCAATTATTTCTAAGTTTAATGCGGTCGTCGATCTTCCCACATTTTCCTTCAAAGGTTTTTTTGCATGGATGACATGGTTATTTATTCACGTTTTACCGCTGGTATCATTCAGAAGTAAAATTCGATTGGCAATTGACTGGTTTATCCTTTTTATAACCAATAATCCTTCTATAAGGCTGATTTTACATCCAAAAAAAGATGTGAGCAGAAAATAG
- a CDS encoding Crp/Fnr family transcriptional regulator, translating into MLIDNELLHRYGAQTITVNSLEIIFSEGEKPKFYYQIKVGRIKLSHYDENGRELIQSVLSKGQSVCELMLFIEQNYPVNAEAISYCEVIKIPKENFFNMLNDNLLLSLDINKFLSERLYQKFLMMQNNLSLQPEVRLAGMMKYLKSYSNFQDQYSFEISLTRKQLASLTGLRIETVIRTIKKMEKENTLRLENGKIFF; encoded by the coding sequence ATGCTGATCGATAATGAACTTTTACACCGTTATGGCGCACAGACAATAACGGTCAACTCGTTAGAAATTATTTTTTCTGAAGGAGAAAAACCAAAATTTTATTATCAGATTAAGGTAGGTAGAATTAAGTTAAGTCACTATGATGAAAATGGCCGAGAACTTATTCAAAGTGTTCTTTCAAAAGGTCAAAGCGTTTGTGAATTAATGTTATTTATTGAGCAAAATTACCCTGTCAATGCGGAAGCCATATCATATTGTGAGGTAATTAAAATCCCCAAAGAGAATTTTTTTAATATGTTAAATGATAATCTACTACTTTCGTTGGATATCAACAAATTTCTCTCTGAAAGGCTTTATCAGAAATTCCTGATGATGCAGAACAACTTATCACTACAACCAGAAGTTCGATTAGCAGGAATGATGAAATACTTAAAAAGCTATAGCAATTTCCAGGATCAATATTCATTTGAAATTTCCTTAACAAGAAAACAATTGGCGTCCTTAACCGGATTAAGAATTGAAACCGTTATCAGAACAATAAAGAAAATGGAAAAAGAAAATACCCTACGGTTGGAAAATGGTAAAATCTTTTTTTAG
- the ccoG gene encoding cytochrome c oxidase accessory protein CcoG — translation MSEIDETELRGGQGQVLDPETYRDSIGTMEQSGKRKWVFPKKPKGRYTNYRNLVAYTLLSFYFAVPFITINGNPFLQFDLINRQFFIVGLPFYPQDFYLLTLGAIVSLICIIIFTIAFGRIFCGWICPQTIFLENVFRKIEYAIEGDRNKQMKLDRQEWNAEKIWKRALKWTIYVILSLIFTHFMFMYIVGYKEVLRIVSEGPFAHPTNFIAMILLSAAFYFVFAWFREQVCTLVCPYGRLQGVLIDKETINVFYDFNRGENRSKWRKGEDRRAAGKGDCIDCYQCVVVCPTGIDIRDGQQLECVNCTACIDACDEVMDKVGLPRGLVRYATETEIETQKPTKFTTRMASFLVILIGLQFILGFMLYNRGEMEVKFIKPAGSTFFVRDQHITNTYNYTFLNKSNKKITVTIKVLEPANGEITYSASSKIIVQRDQITKGSVNISFPENEMKLSKQNISIGVFNEKGEMLDTYDTYFEGPFKLQF, via the coding sequence ATGTCAGAAATTGATGAAACAGAGCTCCGAGGAGGTCAGGGACAGGTTCTCGACCCAGAAACTTATCGTGATTCGATTGGTACAATGGAGCAGTCCGGAAAAAGAAAATGGGTCTTCCCAAAAAAACCTAAGGGCAGATATACTAATTATAGAAATTTAGTAGCTTATACATTATTATCATTTTATTTTGCTGTTCCATTCATTACCATCAACGGAAATCCTTTCCTGCAATTTGATCTTATTAACCGCCAGTTTTTCATTGTTGGACTCCCCTTCTATCCTCAGGATTTCTACCTTCTAACTTTAGGTGCCATCGTATCATTAATCTGCATTATCATATTTACGATTGCATTTGGAAGAATTTTTTGTGGCTGGATATGTCCTCAAACTATTTTTCTTGAAAACGTATTTAGAAAGATTGAGTATGCAATTGAAGGTGATCGTAACAAACAGATGAAACTAGATCGCCAGGAATGGAATGCAGAAAAGATATGGAAAAGAGCTTTGAAGTGGACAATCTATGTAATTCTTTCTTTAATTTTCACCCACTTCATGTTCATGTATATTGTAGGATATAAAGAGGTTCTCCGGATAGTTTCCGAAGGTCCATTTGCTCATCCTACTAATTTCATTGCCATGATTTTGCTAAGTGCCGCATTTTATTTTGTATTTGCCTGGTTCAGAGAACAGGTATGCACTTTAGTTTGTCCATATGGGAGACTTCAGGGTGTGCTGATTGACAAAGAAACCATCAATGTTTTCTATGATTTTAACAGAGGTGAAAACCGCTCAAAATGGCGCAAAGGTGAAGATCGAAGAGCAGCTGGAAAAGGAGATTGTATCGACTGCTATCAATGTGTGGTAGTATGCCCGACCGGTATAGATATTCGAGATGGACAGCAATTGGAATGTGTTAACTGTACTGCGTGCATAGATGCATGTGATGAAGTAATGGATAAAGTAGGACTACCGCGGGGTTTGGTACGATATGCAACAGAAACGGAGATTGAAACCCAGAAGCCAACTAAGTTCACGACCAGAATGGCTAGTTTTCTTGTAATACTGATAGGGTTACAATTTATCCTTGGTTTCATGTTGTACAATCGAGGTGAAATGGAGGTTAAATTCATCAAACCTGCCGGAAGCACATTTTTCGTAAGAGATCAACATATTACCAATACCTACAATTATACCTTTTTAAATAAATCGAATAAGAAAATAACAGTTACTATAAAAGTTTTAGAACCGGCGAACGGCGAGATTACGTACAGTGCCTCAAGTAAGATCATCGTACAGCGAGATCAAATTACAAAAGGGTCAGTTAATATCAGTTTTCCTGAGAATGAGATGAAATTATCTAAACAGAATATCAGCATCGGGGTATTTAACGAAAAAGGTGAGATGTTGGATACTTATGACACCTATTTCGAAGGTCCATTTAAACTTCAATTTTAA
- a CDS encoding CinA family protein: MDLNQYLLDEISGHFMCNSETISIAESVTGGLLQLAFSEMPNSKLFYKGGITVHTPEKIVNLLKVNVAEIKNCNCVSSFVAETMGRHACNLFESQWCIATSGYCVPERSSSYEIYAYYSISHKGKVIYSDRLESSEKLDSLAIKLYYTEEILEKFLGQLKLMRILKNEITD; the protein is encoded by the coding sequence ATGGATCTTAATCAATACTTATTAGATGAAATCAGCGGACATTTTATGTGCAACAGTGAAACGATATCGATCGCTGAAAGCGTAACAGGTGGATTGTTGCAGCTCGCATTTTCGGAGATGCCTAATTCAAAATTATTTTATAAAGGCGGTATCACAGTGCATACGCCGGAGAAGATTGTTAATCTACTGAAGGTAAATGTCGCAGAAATTAAAAACTGTAATTGCGTTTCGAGTTTTGTTGCTGAGACAATGGGTCGTCATGCTTGTAATCTTTTTGAAAGCCAATGGTGTATTGCTACATCAGGATATTGTGTTCCTGAGAGATCCTCTTCGTACGAGATTTACGCATATTACTCGATTTCTCACAAAGGTAAGGTAATATATTCAGATAGGCTTGAATCATCGGAGAAATTAGATTCTCTTGCTATCAAGTTATACTACACTGAAGAGATCTTAGAAAAATTTCTTGGACAACTTAAATTAATGCGTATTCTTAAAAATGAAATTACTGATTAA
- a CDS encoding CCC motif membrane protein translates to MKLTKIDSRKTRLPYSTAVLVLGISSIALCCCYGVPGIATGIISLILYKKDYATYSKNKEKYDNFDSLKTGRMLSIIGIVMSSTYIIYLVVVLNIYGMEAVSNPKLLFEKMR, encoded by the coding sequence ATGAAATTGACGAAAATTGACAGTAGAAAAACCCGGCTGCCATACAGTACAGCCGTTCTGGTCTTAGGAATTTCTTCTATTGCACTTTGCTGCTGTTATGGGGTTCCCGGGATCGCTACCGGAATTATTTCATTAATACTCTATAAGAAAGATTATGCGACATATAGTAAAAATAAAGAAAAATATGACAATTTCGATAGCCTAAAGACGGGAAGAATGCTCAGTATTATTGGTATTGTAATGAGTTCCACCTATATCATTTATCTGGTCGTTGTTCTGAATATATATGGTATGGAAGCAGTTTCCAATCCTAAACTTTTATTTGAAAAAATGAGATAA
- a CDS encoding Crp/Fnr family transcriptional regulator, with product MSIKEELLHSMGATEEDYNPGDYIFRENGSPQFYYQIISGEVKLNNYNSDGKEFIQNILTCEDAFGEAMLFTEKAYPMNAIALSQCIIIKICKTTLFANLTLHPDLYMEVCKSLSERLYRKFVLMQKISCHNASERLREVIELMKKEQENQTPYSFEVPLTRQQLASLTGLCLETTIRTIKRMERDKMLRIHNRKILY from the coding sequence ATGTCAATCAAAGAAGAACTTCTGCACTCCATGGGAGCGACAGAAGAAGATTATAATCCCGGAGATTACATCTTCCGGGAAAACGGAAGTCCGCAATTTTATTACCAAATAATTTCAGGCGAAGTGAAATTAAACAACTACAATAGTGACGGTAAAGAATTTATTCAAAATATCCTGACCTGTGAAGATGCATTCGGAGAAGCAATGTTGTTTACTGAAAAAGCATACCCTATGAATGCCATTGCTCTGAGCCAGTGTATCATCATTAAAATTTGTAAGACCACCTTATTTGCCAATCTTACATTACATCCTGACCTCTACATGGAAGTTTGTAAATCGCTGTCCGAACGTCTTTACAGAAAGTTCGTATTAATGCAAAAAATATCTTGCCATAACGCTTCTGAAAGACTAAGAGAAGTGATAGAACTGATGAAAAAAGAACAGGAAAATCAAACACCCTACTCCTTCGAGGTTCCACTTACCAGACAGCAATTGGCATCACTTACAGGTCTTTGCTTAGAAACTACAATCAGAACCATTAAAAGAATGGAGCGCGATAAAATGCTGCGGATTCACAACAGAAAAATTCTCTATTAA
- a CDS encoding NAD(P)/FAD-dependent oxidoreductase — protein sequence MTKIKNKIFDVIVIGGSYSGLSAALALGRFCRDILILDHNFPTNRSSRNTQNFLTQDGAKRKELVVRTKEQILKYPSITFLTDFAIEGERTADRFLIKTEKGDFFTSKKLIFATGVQDMLPEIQGFKECWGTSVIHCPYCHGYELRNLKTVIFGSSEFAFNTAALIHTLTSDLTIVTKSLSDFTDVQLENLRHYNIRVFESAVTEIQHYQGRMNKIKLKNKNVLDAQVLYTSLPFSQSSKIPQQLGCKITDAGLISINHEQQTTISGVYACGDNSSGMRSVARAVYTGSLAGAVVNRELSKEST from the coding sequence ATGACCAAAATTAAAAACAAGATATTTGATGTTATAGTGATTGGTGGCAGTTATTCCGGATTGTCAGCAGCATTAGCCTTGGGGAGATTTTGTAGAGATATTCTGATCCTTGATCACAATTTCCCTACCAATCGTTCTTCTAGGAACACACAGAATTTTTTGACTCAAGATGGGGCAAAACGAAAAGAATTAGTGGTTAGAACTAAGGAGCAGATACTGAAATATCCCAGTATTACTTTCCTCACCGATTTTGCTATTGAGGGTGAGCGTACTGCTGATAGATTTTTAATTAAAACTGAAAAAGGCGATTTTTTTACCTCTAAAAAACTGATATTTGCTACAGGCGTTCAAGACATGCTTCCAGAAATTCAAGGTTTTAAAGAATGCTGGGGAACGTCAGTAATTCACTGTCCTTATTGTCATGGATATGAACTGCGCAATCTTAAAACTGTTATTTTTGGGAGCAGCGAATTTGCATTCAATACAGCAGCATTAATTCATACCCTCACATCAGACCTAACCATAGTCACTAAATCTTTATCTGATTTCACAGATGTTCAGCTGGAAAATTTAAGACATTACAACATTAGAGTTTTTGAAAGTGCTGTTACAGAAATTCAACATTACCAAGGTCGTATGAACAAAATTAAACTAAAAAATAAAAATGTACTTGATGCCCAAGTTCTTTACACTTCGCTTCCCTTTTCACAAAGTTCAAAAATCCCGCAACAACTTGGCTGTAAAATCACCGACGCGGGCCTAATATCTATAAATCATGAACAACAAACCACGATTTCCGGAGTATATGCCTGCGGGGATAACTCATCGGGTATGCGCTCTGTGGCAAGAGCTGTATACACTGGCAGCTTAGCCGGAGCAGTGGTCAATCGAGAGCTAAGTAAAGAATCAACTTAA